AGGAAAAGAAATGGCAATCTTctgaaagaaaatgaagatccAGATTTTGTGAAAAACCCCTACCAAGCAATTGTCATGGCTAGAGATTCCCTAAAGCAAAGAGAGGAAACTACAAAAATGCAGGCAGAAATACAGAAGCTGGATGATGAAGTGAATGAAATGAAGCtcaaaaatgaagaagaaaagctCACTATTCAAGACCTGGAATCGGCGCTCATAAAACGTAGGAGGAAGGCAGAAAAATGCAGACGGTTAGCTGAGGCTCAATCTTCTTACAGGATTATGCTTGAGAAGATGATTAGGGACACCATGCACCAGTAAGTCCCAATACCCGAGATTGAAATGGTGTTATAGagtgtattttctcttcattacAAAAAACTCTTTCGAGAAAAATAGTTGTTCCTTCAGATAAAATTACTTTTCTGATACATTAATTACTGATAGATTttagttgaaaattttcttgcatTTGACATATAATAAGTGTTTTTCTTTGGACTTCAACTACTGGTTTTTAATGATTGGTTTTGTTGCAGGAGTGTTATCTATAAGGAACAGGTAAGATTGAACCTGGCTGCAACTAATGCACTAATGGCTAGACTTGAAGCACAGAGGGCAATTTGTGATGCTGCAGAGAAAGATCTTCACAAGAAATACAAACAAAGGGATGACATAGAGAAGCAGATTAGACCTGAATGGGAGCAAGGAAGGAAAAGGTCAAGAATAGATTATACCACTTTAGAAGAGAGAGACACTAAACCTGCTCTTTACTTGCCTGGGCCCAGACCAAGAACACCTTCGCACAAGGAGCTCAGAATGTTTTTAGAGGAGGAACAAAAAACATCCGAAGTTGACTTCCCTGCAAACAAGGAACAAAAGCAGGAAGATAAGGAAGAGAAGATGCAAATGCCTGCTAAAATTGACACAGAAGAGAAGCTAGAGGAGCATACTACATCAAGTGTTGCATTGGATGAAGAAAACACAATTGAGCAAAGACTTGAGAAGCTTAAAATCAGCAAAGGAAAGAGGAGTTGTAGCTTTTCATTCACAGGTCTTCATGAGACAGAAATCGAGGAAGATGAAGAAACCAGAAAGCAACGTGGAAAAGGGAATGTGGAGAAGTGGCTTCAAATGCTTTTAGAAAATAGTCAGCAACCAGGAACTGATCCAGAAGAAACAAATGCAAATGCAAATGCTTCTTGTAGaactgaagaaaaaataatccAACAACTGAATGAGAAGTTCCCACAAAAGGAGTTGAGGATCTCAAAAGTTTCAGATTCTGATTTTAAAGAGAAGCAGCTACAGCTTCTTGAAGACAAGAATGGATTAACAgatcaagaagatagaatggaaagTGAATCTAGAAGTGTTATACCGACAGGACATAAAAATTACTCTGAAGAAGCTTGCATAGGTGAAGGAAATTGCACTCCTAATGTTGAAGGGATGGAGAAAATGGAAgaacataaaaaggaaaaaaaacttCCTAGATCAGAGAGTGCCAGGACCTTGAGGAGAATTCCATCATCTCCTTCATTGCTCTTTGGTATCAGAAAAGGTGTGGACTACATTCGGAAGAAGCCAACAGCAAGTGATGATTTGGCAGCATCAAACAGTTTCTTGAGGTCATCCATCAAAACAATCAAGAAAGCTGTGAATCTATGAATAGAGATACATTTGATTGAGGCTATGCATAATGCATTTGTATTTGTAACCTTTGTTTCTTCACGATTTTACAATTTGAGTTGTGTTTAGCTGAATAAAGTTAGTGAAATCTATAATccaaaaaaagagagagaaaattagTGTGTGAAATGTAACCATTATTTGATTTGTGTACAAGATTTTGAAGTTGTCAAATATTTGATAAGTTATAACAGCTTGTTTTTGCTGCTAGCAATTTAAGTTTCTGTTTCTTGTACTTTTTCTGCTTTGCAAAAACTGAATGAATTCCCGTTAATGCCACATTTACTTTATTTACTAGAATTAGTGAATTACAAACAGAAATGATCTGGTGTTTTGTCTGGGAATCGGATTCAGATGCTACAGACAAACGTTCACAAGTTCAAAAGCATCAAACAGAGAAggaaatttttttgtcatttacaTGTctgcttattttattttatttttaatatgtttaacTTCTTCgatataattaacattttatttactaaacTCGTTAAATTAACTGGTTTTCAAAACGTGAATTAcattacaattttacttttaaaaatattaatactcaAGAATCTCAAACAAAtactaacattttatttaaaattttcttaattatattatataaattttaataataggAGGAGGAAGCTGTCAAATAACATTCATTAATTTTAACTGTCAAATAACATTAACAGTGTATGTTATATGTTAAAAGTTAGGAAACATTCAGAACATTTCAGGTCTTGGTCGTGCGttcttatcttttatttatgcAGTCACAGTCATTATTACATAAAGAACTTTGGTATATGCACATCGAATTGAATTTTATTCCAAATACCAGAGTTATATCTCGCATTATTTCTCAGGTCTAACACAAAAAAAACGAACTTGTATACTATAACAAATTAACAGAGACTATATgaatcatatatttttgttcaaaaaccAATGTTTCAGGACATAGATTTCCTCCACTTCTGGGGAATCTTACTTTTGACCAAACTGGTTTTCATGTCCATTGGCGTTTGCCTTCCAAACCCAGTTTCTCTTTCAGCTTCCTCCTCCTCTTGTTCTATTCTCTCCACCCCTCCCACATTTCTACCAAATGTAGGCATTCCAAGCATCTTCCATTTGAACAAGCCCTTCTTCTTCACAACCAACCTCTCCATCTGCACTTTCATGGCATTCAGCTGGTTTTGCAGCCTGCAAACATCTTCCTTCAGCTTCCTTATCTCCACTTGCTGAGCATTCATTTCTCGCTTTGAAAGGCACCTTCCAGGTGGGTCAAGGCCTCCATTTGGACTCCTCAAGCTGAAGGAGCCACTCCAATCTACTTGGCGGTTGAGTTTGGCTTGTTCAGAGAACAGCACCTGAATCACTGCTCTCACAGGCAACCTTTCATTTTGAGCTGCATGAAGTGAGGCCTCTGGTGTCAGTTTTCTGCTATCAACCACTCTGCACAGACCCTTCCTTTCTTGCTTTGACACACCTGGATGTGCCTACAACACATAACCAGAGTTCGGAGTTTCAAAATCACACACTCACCACAAATAGTGCAAGAAACAATAACTACTAACATACATGTCATGTATGTTAGGATTGAGCGCTTACCACTAAGTCAAAAGCTATAGCTAGTAGTCAGAGTACAATCTTGTCCCCATCCAGTACTGTCTAAAGTGGCCAAAAGGGTATATGGATCTTTTTAATGGTGAAGTGAAGTTCTAATCTCACAAATAGGAAAAGTTTGTATTATTCAAATAGCATGTAGGAAGACTAACTACTAGTTTATAGTTCTACTTGTACGTGACGTGTTACCTAAATTTAAGAGACTAGTGCACCTTATGGCAAGTAATAAATACACAGAGCAACCAGAAGGAAATGCCAAGCTTTAACATCTAAACTAGAAAGAGTTTCCTGTTCTCAAGAGAGCATTAGTTGCGTTCCATTTCAGTAAAGTATTTACGTAAactattatatgtatatattaggaCAAGAGAAAAgccaaatattaaaaacaatttgtcACAGTTATGATATAGTGGCCCCACATGACAGACATTTATGTTATTTCAGTTTCACTTCACATATTTCCACTAAAAAAGGAATCTCATGCCAGTGACAACAGAAGAAGCATTTTCCAGTATATTCAGAATGAACCTTGTCATCAATACGTAAACTAAGAGGCAtgaataacaaaaaagaaaaatcacctCTAATGAATCAAAGAAGCAACAAAACTCATAGACTATTCCATAGGTGTTTTTCTGTTGTTTTCCAATTCGAATTGGAGTTTCACCTTGACATTTTATATTGATGTCAAATCCAAGGTTTTATTACAGGAAAGACTGAGGTGAAACTCCAATTCTAACAAAGGAACATTGGCAGAAGCACATGGAACTGCATCTTTGAAAGTAAAATGAGAAGACATACTTTAAGGTAAGTGTCAATGGCTCGGTACAAGCCATCATCCGTGGCTCTGGCATGGCTTGGAAGAACTCCAGCAAGTGCATGGAACTCAGACAAGGACAAATTAGCATCCACAGCAGCCTCAGCGAGGTAGCAATCAACCAACTTGGCAACCTTAACCAAAGCAGCACCATCACGGTCCATACTCATAAACCTCTTAACCAACCTCAGGACAAGCTCAACATCCAAGAGAGTTCCACACGTGTGGCTGAAGGAGGGTATCATGAGCTCTTTCAGAGAAGCTTGATCTAGCTGCGAGGAAATGCGGTTCTCAATCTCAGCTCTGTAAGTGGCATCAACCCGAACCATGTTGGCGGTTCTGAGAAGACGAAGGAGGAAGTTGCATGGGACAGAATCCTTCTCAGGAGGCAGAACATTCACCAAGGTCTCCACAAAGAATCTTTTCTTCATCCATGAATTCGTGACGCTTTCGGGGGATTGAAAATGAGTGGTGACACCATTCTCAGAAGAGGCAGAGAGATCAGGGAGCCAAATAGAAGCATAATGAGTGATGATGGAACCAATCAAGTCTGCACGAATACCCTTCTGTTTGATGCTTGAAAGGGTCTTCACAAAGTAATCCATGTCAACGATGCATGCATCATCGAACCAACATTCCCAGGATCCAACAGTTGCCTCTGATTCTTCACAACACTGTTTCTTCATTTGCACTACTCACACAACACTGCAGCTTTGCAACTCTATGCCACCCAGTGTCTTGCTTAtaacacacaacaacaaaagtaaTTACAACACAGCACCAAACTTGAAAACGACTAGTTTTGTTTTCTCTGTTTCTTGTGTTTTGCGTGTGGGATTCGGACTTGTTCCATTTACATGGGCAAAGGAAtgacataaaaaacaaaaatttggagCATATGGCTACTTTATAAGGCCACATTTACATCATAGTATATGTAAGAAAGCGTGCGTTGGGATTGTGCATTGCAGTTGGCAATTGGCACAGAGTGATGGAAAGTGATGAAAATGGAAGCCTGAGAAGGGCCTATGTAAAATTCCAAACTTTGTTTTTGCATTCCATGCTCGTGAACCCCCTAGCTTTTTGTTGTTTTCGAAGCAGACATGTGTACCTCTGATTATCTTGGACCATTTTCGATTTTATTGtactatttcaaaataattcacATTGGATTCAAAATGTACTTTGTTATGCTTTTCCGGCATCACAATCGtattaaagtaaaaaggttGTTTTACATTATTTAGCGATAATTTGACAATTTGTATAAGgtaaaataatcttaaaaaaattaactttgatatttaaaaaaaaaggataaagtaaatatttatgaaGAATAGTGTCAAATAGTAGTAGAAAAGAGAAGGGTATCAAAATCCCAGTATCCTATTTTAAAAtgaacattttcttcttctttctcctcttaAAGAGTGCAGTAATGATGAGGGTAAAAGTGTAGTTGAAAACAGAAGCGGCAGTAACAGCAACTATAGAAGTGGCATAGTGCACTGAGAAGGGTATTTTAATCCTTTTGCTACTAGTATGAGGTGCAGTTGGTAATCATGGGTGCAGAAAGAAGAAAGTCCACTGGTTTTGGAAGTTGGGCCTCAATAAACCAGGCCCATATCAGGGTGATTCTTTCTACACTGCACAAATCTCTTCACCACCTTTCATTTATTCTGAAATAGATATGGATTCCTTTTTATATTTCGAAAAGATCAttccaaaattaataaaatccaTGCTAAAATTTAGTCCTCAGCTTGAAATGAAGCACTATAGGACCCAACAAAATCTAAggagaaaaatattaacaatactTTCCTATTCTCATAAGTTTATTGAAAATCACAAATTTTAGTAAGTTTTATTTCTCATTCTTGATTTtgtaaatttcaataaatttaaaaaccaataaaaaaaatgagccAGGAAAAGTGTGGTAGAGAATTTGTTGTTAGGATTAGCCAAAATCTAAAGATAATACAATGCTTCCATTCCCTCAATTCAAAATATCTTACTTAATAAACCttatttgtgtgtttttctaCTGTGTCTCCTTAATACactaattatcaataattttgacgttttataatatattaaaaaaatatttaaaataccaacaCAATGTACTTTTAATACTTAGCAGAGGACAGCACCAAAAAAATCAGTAGAGAATCTAAACTCGTGCAGGAACGTAATTTGGCATAGATTGTAACCATGAACTCATATTCGAAACAAAGTTTACAAATGTGTTCattctttcatttctttttattttttttaatgtactaCCAAATAGGAAACTAgaaaatcatttcttttatttttttcattgaagGAAGAAAATCATTTATCTATGGGACAAAAGTAACAATTAAGGAAActagaaaaaagaaagtgagaATCAAACTCATTAGACAATGACCTACACCTAATAGTTTGAGCTAACACATCTCTTGAGCTGACTCCTCCTTCTTCCTTGCAATTCAATGAAGTTTGAGCTTTAAATGTTGTGAGGAGTTGAGTTCAAGTTCAATTCAATGTACTTGAGTCACCACCAGTTGTTGGATTCAATAGTGGAACACTTGCAAGAGAAccatttccatcttcatccttGGCCACCACTGGTATCTTAACAGCAGCTGCTCTCTCCATCTCTTTCTCAAGCTCTTCTTCTCTACGCAAAGTAGAAAACTGGGAATCAAGAGACTTCGCCGCTGATAACCAGGCAAGAACAATCACCAGAAGCACCCCTCCCAGATATGGAGTTGAATTAGCCAGTGAACCAAAACTTAAGATCATGAACTGCTGAATTAGAGCTCCACCAGATTTTCCCAATGGGTTGCACACTACATCAATGGCTGCCTTCCCTTTCACCTACAAGCAAAGAAATTTAGTACAAGTCAAATTACAAGTGAGCTGCAGCATTTTCTTGAGAAAAGTTCATCAATGATCATAAAAACCATAAAGAGATTATCATATTCAAATTTGACTTGAACAAACTTCACCATATGTATATATGATTGAAGAATGATCAAGTTTGCACAAATATGATTATAGCAGATAAGGATATGATTTAACTAAAGAGTAAAGACCATTAACTTAAACAAATCTTGATTTAACTCTAAAAAATGTGTGTATATGTGGAACTTGCATGAAGATTTTGCAGAAAAATGATTGTTGCTGATAAAAATCCAAACCTTGGTATCCTCATCCAAGGGTATGTAGGCCATTTCTTTGCAGGGATCGAATAAACTGTACTTAGCACTTTTGCTGAATATGTTCTGCAATGCACCCACGTATACAGCAGCTAGCAGTGGAGTCATGCCAAAATTTGCAATAACAGGAGCAATTGGGCCGCCAAATAATATTAGAGAGAAGAAACCAACTCCTGTTAAAAGCAGAACAGTGGGGGTG
This region of Vigna unguiculata cultivar IT97K-499-35 chromosome 5, ASM411807v1, whole genome shotgun sequence genomic DNA includes:
- the LOC114183210 gene encoding uncharacterized protein LOC114183210, coding for MAEAEDFGFAPDEMVVNENLGYPKAFAKLCRDRGFGAYTHGPPFTFIPYALQEHEAERAGDLDEMFPIIDPKAKATSKSKIFVSVLWKQLRHLGNAGFDPAVIRVDGYGNVIYYHADSASPLAWDVDHWFPCSRGGLTVLSNLRILQRQVCKRKKNKLEFLVPWWDFQLGISVNQFLSVFASSNSDFRHRAFSFLFYEGENQELNASQIVDSHSFPQHFFGLKDEIGLAPAAIVESRREPCDALALRQLDYNRKPRPMSPAIVAARKRNGNLLKENEDPDFVKNPYQAIVMARDSLKQREETTKMQAEIQKLDDEVNEMKLKNEEEKLTIQDLESALIKRRRKAEKCRRLAEAQSSYRIMLEKMIRDTMHQSVIYKEQVRLNLAATNALMARLEAQRAICDAAEKDLHKKYKQRDDIEKQIRPEWEQGRKRSRIDYTTLEERDTKPALYLPGPRPRTPSHKELRMFLEEEQKTSEVDFPANKEQKQEDKEEKMQMPAKIDTEEKLEEHTTSSVALDEENTIEQRLEKLKISKGKRSCSFSFTGLHETEIEEDEETRKQRGKGNVEKWLQMLLENSQQPGTDPEETNANANASCRTEEKIIQQLNEKFPQKELRISKVSDSDFKEKQLQLLEDKNGLTDQEDRMESESRSVIPTGHKNYSEEACIGEGNCTPNVEGMEKMEEHKKEKKLPRSESARTLRRIPSSPSLLFGIRKGVDYIRKKPTASDDLAASNSFLRSSIKTIKKAVNL
- the LOC114184182 gene encoding root phototropism protein 3-like, whose product is MKKQCCEESEATVGSWECWFDDACIVDMDYFVKTLSSIKQKGIRADLIGSIITHYASIWLPDLSASSENGVTTHFQSPESVTNSWMKKRFFVETLVNVLPPEKDSVPCNFLLRLLRTANMVRVDATYRAEIENRISSQLDQASLKELMIPSFSHTCGTLLDVELVLRLVKRFMSMDRDGAALVKVAKLVDCYLAEAAVDANLSLSEFHALAGVLPSHARATDDGLYRAIDTYLKAHPGVSKQERKGLCRVVDSRKLTPEASLHAAQNERLPVRAVIQVLFSEQAKLNRQVDWSGSFSLRSPNGGLDPPGRCLSKREMNAQQVEIRKLKEDVCRLQNQLNAMKVQMERLVVKKKGLFKWKMLGMPTFGRNVGGVERIEQEEEEAERETGFGRQTPMDMKTSLVKSKIPQKWRKSMS